A DNA window from Desulfovibrionales bacterium contains the following coding sequences:
- a CDS encoding HEPN domain-containing protein, protein MSKKELTQFWLDSSDDNYRSMQAMFNAGEYMWALFVGHLVIEKLLKAYYVKTVGREIPRTHDLYKLAIKAGLDLSEAQKDSLQYITLFNIETRYEDYKRDFYKKCTREFAEKNLEKIKELAAWLREKIKN, encoded by the coding sequence GTGAGCAAAAAAGAACTCACACAATTCTGGCTTGATTCATCTGATGACAATTATCGATCCATGCAAGCCATGTTTAATGCCGGGGAATATATGTGGGCGTTATTCGTCGGACACCTGGTTATCGAGAAACTATTAAAGGCATATTATGTGAAAACAGTAGGAAGAGAAATCCCCAGAACACATGATCTTTACAAGCTCGCCATTAAAGCCGGGTTAGACCTGTCAGAAGCCCAGAAGGACTCCTTGCAATATATTACCCTTTTTAATATTGAGACGCGATATGAAGACTATAAAAGGGATTTTTACAAAAAATGCACAAGAGAGTTTGCAGAGAAAAATCTCGAGAAAATAAAGGAGTTGGCAGCTTGGCTAAGAGAAAAGATAAAAAATTGA
- a CDS encoding nucleotidyltransferase domain-containing protein — protein sequence MAKRKDKKLIYESIERYVEELRKRDVDILAAYLFGSYAKGMATEWSDIDVALLTRQFIGDSFDFKFLLMKIAREIDFNIEPHPYLVDEFNEDNPLAAEVIRTGERVV from the coding sequence TTGGCTAAGAGAAAAGATAAAAAATTGATATACGAGTCCATAGAAAGATACGTTGAAGAGCTGAGAAAAAGAGACGTTGATATCCTTGCTGCTTATCTGTTCGGTTCATATGCCAAAGGCATGGCCACGGAATGGAGTGACATAGATGTGGCTCTCCTGACGAGGCAGTTCATAGGGGACAGTTTTGATTTCAAGTTTCTCCTTATGAAAATAGCCCGCGAGATAGATTTCAATATCGAACCCCATCCGTATCTGGTGGATGAGTTTAACGAAGATAATCCTTTGGCCGCAGAAGTGATAAGAACCGGGGAGAGGGTGGTTTGA
- a CDS encoding HAD-IA family hydrolase: MKGTTYPAEAGMESSEGPVLEKGLLAGRRIKYVLLDMDGTLLDLYFDDYFWGHLVPEKYAERHGITFGRAVDKLTKRYGHHKGTLNWADVDFWSEELDLDIPALKEQIKHLIEVHPHVEAFLRKLKGSERKVFLVTDAHYKVLDLKMKKTRLGGYFDACITSFEIGYPKEDLRFWYRLYEKLAFDKQDTLFVDDTERILKTAQEFGIGYVVYKTGANSRKEPSVSRHFPAITDFRELLW; the protein is encoded by the coding sequence ATGAAGGGCACGACCTATCCGGCCGAGGCCGGTATGGAATCTTCGGAAGGGCCGGTTTTAGAGAAGGGGCTGCTGGCAGGGAGGCGCATAAAGTATGTCCTCCTGGACATGGATGGGACGTTGCTGGATTTATATTTTGACGACTATTTCTGGGGGCATCTGGTGCCCGAGAAATATGCGGAAAGACATGGCATAACCTTTGGCCGGGCCGTGGATAAGCTGACGAAGAGATACGGTCATCATAAGGGCACGCTCAACTGGGCAGACGTGGACTTCTGGTCGGAAGAGCTTGACCTGGACATTCCGGCGCTGAAAGAACAGATCAAACATCTCATCGAGGTCCATCCCCATGTCGAGGCCTTTCTCAGGAAGCTGAAAGGCTCTGAAAGAAAAGTCTTTCTGGTTACCGATGCCCACTACAAGGTGCTGGATTTAAAGATGAAAAAGACCAGGTTGGGCGGATATTTTGATGCCTGCATCACCTCTTTTGAGATAGGATACCCCAAGGAAGATCTGAGATTCTGGTACCGGCTGTATGAAAAATTGGCCTTTGATAAGCAGGACACCCTGTTCGTTGATGACACGGAACGGATACTGAAGACGGCCCAGGAATTCGGGATAGGATACGTGGTCTATAAAACCGGGGCGAATTCAAGGAAGGAGCCCTCTGTATCAAGGCATTTCCCGGCGATAACCGATTTTAGAGAACTGCTGTGGTAA
- a CDS encoding DNA methyltransferase codes for MVKRQMISIADTGIARLAEAAQDRRPVSGLTHEYYRYPARFSPWFVRAAIEAFTRPGDFVYDPFMGGGTTLVEASALGRKAVGTDINRLAVFVTRVKTTPLTNAQLELAVGWFDGLADALNLRKPPQRAVDWINLGYQKNISGKTTWPIRKLMELALSKVQEIADEQVQNFIRCALLRTGQWALDCKETIPCAEQFRRQFFQTLQQMVKAAIEYYNKIKNATAFTEHNGLPISRCLHCSAMDIHRYSIFSDSEKPSLILTSPPYPGVHALYHRWQVKGRRETPAPFWIANCLDGNGASFYTLGDRKQQDLRTYFEQIRLIFRSLAKVSYSHTIIAQLVAFSSPSWQLPEYLSALKEAGFVEIFVKGYKDSPDGRIWRTVPNRKFYADHKGATAASKEVVLLHRPF; via the coding sequence ATGGTAAAGAGGCAGATGATATCCATTGCAGATACCGGTATCGCTAGGCTGGCTGAAGCTGCACAAGATCGTAGACCGGTGAGCGGTTTGACGCATGAATATTACCGCTATCCTGCTCGTTTTTCTCCGTGGTTTGTGCGTGCGGCGATTGAAGCGTTCACCCGGCCAGGCGATTTTGTCTACGATCCATTTATGGGCGGAGGAACAACGCTGGTTGAGGCAAGTGCTCTGGGGAGGAAGGCTGTTGGAACAGACATCAACAGATTAGCAGTGTTTGTCACAAGGGTGAAAACTACACCTCTTACAAATGCACAACTTGAATTGGCGGTTGGGTGGTTTGATGGGCTTGCCGATGCCCTGAACTTGCGAAAACCACCACAAAGGGCGGTAGATTGGATCAATCTCGGCTACCAGAAAAACATATCTGGTAAGACAACATGGCCGATTCGCAAACTTATGGAATTGGCTTTGTCTAAAGTCCAAGAAATCGCCGATGAACAAGTCCAAAATTTTATTCGTTGCGCCTTATTACGAACAGGCCAATGGGCACTTGACTGCAAAGAAACCATCCCTTGCGCTGAACAGTTCAGACGACAATTCTTTCAAACACTACAGCAGATGGTCAAAGCAGCGATAGAATATTATAATAAAATTAAAAATGCGACGGCTTTTACTGAGCACAATGGACTGCCGATTTCCAGATGTCTCCATTGCTCGGCGATGGACATTCATCGTTATTCAATATTCTCGGATTCGGAAAAGCCTTCCCTGATACTCACTTCCCCCCCATATCCAGGGGTTCACGCGTTATACCACAGATGGCAGGTTAAAGGCCGCCGTGAAACACCGGCCCCTTTCTGGATTGCCAATTGCTTGGATGGCAATGGCGCATCGTTCTATACGCTGGGAGATAGAAAGCAGCAGGATCTTAGAACCTATTTTGAGCAGATTCGATTGATTTTCAGGTCATTGGCCAAGGTCTCTTATTCACATACAATCATTGCTCAACTTGTTGCGTTTTCCTCTCCTTCATGGCAACTTCCCGAATACCTTTCCGCATTAAAGGAGGCCGGTTTCGTCGAGATTTTCGTTAAAGGATACAAGGATTCACCCGACGGCAGGATATGGCGTACTGTTCCTAATCGGAAATTCTATGCGGATCACAAGGGGGCAACAGCCGCAAGCAAAGAGGTCGTTCTCTTGCATCGCCCTTTTTAG
- a CDS encoding ORF6N domain-containing protein — translation MAEHAIMKNDDIKSRIYTIRGVQVMMDSDLAKIYGVGTKVLNRAVKRNIERFPQEFSFQLTTEENNVLRSQIVTLENENHLRFQIGTSKNEQNIRSQFATLNSQGGRRYLPYVFTEQGVAMLSGVLKSAKAVQISIQIINAFVAMRRFLASNAEVFQRLDAVERKQIEHKAETDHKFEQIFNAIEERSIRPKQGIFFDGQIFDAYQFVSDLIRTARKSMIVIDNYIDDGVLTLLSKANKKVRITVLTKTISKQLALDVKKYNEQYPAITVKEFNNSHDRFLIIDGKTVYHFGASLKDLGKKWFAFSRFDKDAFTLLERLDEFLSPAPPSA, via the coding sequence ATGGCTGAACATGCAATCATGAAGAATGACGACATTAAAAGCCGCATCTATACCATACGCGGTGTTCAAGTCATGATGGATAGCGACCTGGCAAAAATCTACGGTGTGGGAACGAAAGTCTTAAACCGAGCGGTCAAAAGAAATATTGAAAGATTCCCGCAGGAATTCAGCTTCCAGCTTACCACAGAAGAGAACAATGTTCTAAGGTCACAAATTGTGACCTTAGAAAACGAAAACCATTTGAGGTTCCAAATTGGCACCTCAAAAAATGAGCAAAACATAAGGTCGCAATTTGCGACCTTAAATAGTCAGGGAGGCCGAAGGTATCTCCCCTACGTTTTTACGGAACAAGGGGTGGCGATGCTTTCCGGGGTTCTGAAAAGCGCGAAAGCTGTTCAGATAAGCATTCAAATTATCAATGCCTTTGTTGCCATGCGCCGGTTTTTGGCCTCTAATGCAGAGGTATTTCAACGTCTGGATGCAGTGGAAAGAAAACAGATCGAGCACAAGGCAGAGACTGACCATAAATTTGAACAGATTTTCAATGCCATTGAAGAACGAAGCATAAGACCAAAGCAGGGCATCTTTTTTGACGGACAGATTTTTGATGCCTATCAGTTTGTTTCCGATCTGATTCGCACTGCAAGGAAATCAATGATTGTGATTGATAATTATATTGATGATGGCGTCTTGACGTTGCTTTCCAAAGCCAACAAGAAAGTGCGGATTACCGTTCTCACCAAGACCATTTCCAAACAGCTTGCTCTGGACGTAAAAAAATATAACGAGCAATACCCGGCGATTACGGTTAAGGAATTTAACAACTCACACGATAGATTTTTAATCATTGACGGCAAAACCGTTTATCATTTCGGCGCATCCTTAAAAGACCTGGGCAAAAAATGGTTCGCCTTTTCCAGGTTTGATAAAGACGCATTCACGCTTCTGGAGAGACTGGATGAGTTTCTATCTCCGGCGCCGCCAAGCGCCTGA
- a CDS encoding class I SAM-dependent DNA methyltransferase, giving the protein MPKVKQAGRKNNKQESIEATLWQSADKLRKNMDAAEYKHVVLGLIFLKYISDAFEVLHSKLVKGKGEYEGADPEDPNEYTAEKVFFVPPVARWKPISDNAKKTEILLDNGKKVDIGGYVDEAMEAIERRNPSLKGVLPKVYARQNLDRASLGGLIDLVGTIALGTEEAQSKDVLGQVYEYFLGQFALAEGKKGGQFYTPRSVVKLLVEMLEPYEGRVFDPCCGSGGMFVQSEKFITAHQDHYKKKGKGVSLNPADLISIYGQESNQTTWRLAKMNLAIRGIDSSNIKWNNEGSFLNDAHKDLKADFIIANPPFNDSDWSGDLLKDDARWKYGIPPAGNANYAWIQHLIYHMSSKGMAGFVLAKGSLTSKTNGEGETRKAIIEAGLLDCIVNLPAKLFLNTQIPACLWFLSRKKEGRLDRVLFIDARNRGYLINRRTKDFTDEDIAKITGTYHHWRSKSNHYEDVPGFCKSVTLDEIREKDYVLTPGRYIGLPEDEDDFDFAERFGKLKTELEEQIKEEVRLNALIIENLRKVKING; this is encoded by the coding sequence ATGCCTAAAGTCAAGCAAGCAGGCAGGAAGAATAACAAACAGGAATCCATCGAGGCGACACTCTGGCAATCTGCGGATAAACTTCGTAAAAATATGGATGCTGCGGAGTATAAGCATGTGGTGCTCGGTCTGATTTTTCTGAAATACATATCCGATGCCTTTGAAGTCCTGCATTCTAAACTTGTAAAGGGTAAGGGCGAATACGAAGGGGCTGACCCGGAAGACCCGAACGAATACACCGCTGAAAAGGTTTTCTTTGTCCCGCCTGTCGCCCGATGGAAACCCATTTCCGATAACGCCAAGAAGACCGAAATCCTTCTCGATAATGGTAAAAAAGTAGATATTGGCGGATATGTTGATGAAGCCATGGAAGCCATAGAACGCCGGAACCCTTCTCTTAAGGGCGTTCTTCCCAAGGTTTACGCACGGCAGAACCTTGACCGGGCAAGTCTTGGCGGGCTCATCGACCTTGTCGGCACGATTGCGCTCGGCACCGAAGAAGCACAAAGCAAGGATGTGCTCGGCCAGGTGTATGAATATTTCCTCGGGCAATTCGCGCTTGCCGAGGGGAAAAAGGGCGGTCAGTTCTACACTCCCAGAAGCGTTGTCAAGCTGCTGGTTGAAATGCTTGAACCTTATGAAGGCCGCGTTTTCGACCCTTGCTGCGGGTCTGGCGGTATGTTTGTTCAGAGTGAGAAGTTTATTACCGCTCACCAGGACCACTATAAAAAGAAAGGCAAGGGCGTCAGCCTCAATCCTGCCGACCTGATTTCCATTTACGGGCAGGAGTCCAACCAGACCACCTGGCGTCTTGCCAAAATGAACCTTGCCATTCGCGGGATCGACAGCTCCAACATCAAATGGAACAATGAGGGCTCGTTTCTGAATGACGCGCACAAAGACCTGAAGGCCGACTTCATCATTGCCAATCCGCCGTTCAACGATTCCGACTGGTCAGGTGATCTCTTAAAAGATGACGCCCGCTGGAAATACGGGATACCGCCGGCAGGTAATGCCAACTATGCATGGATTCAACACCTTATCTATCACATGTCGTCAAAAGGCATGGCAGGCTTTGTTCTCGCCAAGGGTTCTCTTACTTCCAAAACCAACGGTGAAGGCGAAACACGCAAAGCCATTATCGAAGCCGGACTGCTTGACTGTATTGTCAACCTTCCGGCAAAACTCTTTCTGAATACGCAGATACCTGCCTGTCTCTGGTTCTTGTCGCGTAAAAAAGAAGGCCGCCTTGATAGAGTTTTGTTTATCGACGCCCGCAATCGCGGTTATCTCATTAACCGCCGGACAAAAGATTTTACCGATGAAGACATTGCGAAAATTACGGGCACCTACCACCACTGGCGCAGCAAAAGCAATCACTATGAAGATGTTCCCGGCTTCTGTAAATCAGTAACTCTCGATGAAATCAGAGAAAAAGATTATGTGCTCACTCCGGGCCGCTACATCGGCCTGCCGGAAGATGAGGATGATTTTGATTTTGCCGAACGGTTTGGAAAGCTCAAGACGGAACTGGAAGAGCAAATTAAAGAAGAAGTGCGGCTCAATGCCCTGATTATTGAAAATTTGCGGAAGGTGAAAATCAATGGCTGA
- the yihA gene encoding ribosome biogenesis GTP-binding protein YihA/YsxC has product MHVHSVDFLKSVYKLPQLPDADRPEVAFAGRSNVGKSSFINTLVGRKKLAQTSKDPGRTQSINFYQVNDVIYFVDLPGYGYARVPVSVRKDWKGLIEGYLTKRATLKAVVVIFDIRRLPNQEDLSLLSWFESHHLPYLIVLSKADKLSGNKKREQISRIGQILSVKTEDMIPFSSLTGAGKEATWERLDEFLSPASLSA; this is encoded by the coding sequence ATGCATGTCCATTCTGTTGATTTCCTGAAAAGTGTCTATAAGTTACCCCAGTTACCGGACGCGGACCGCCCCGAGGTGGCCTTCGCGGGACGGTCTAACGTCGGCAAATCCTCATTTATAAACACCCTGGTGGGCCGGAAAAAACTGGCCCAGACCAGCAAGGACCCCGGACGCACACAATCCATCAATTTTTACCAGGTGAATGACGTCATTTATTTCGTCGACCTGCCTGGTTATGGTTACGCCCGGGTCCCTGTCTCTGTAAGAAAGGATTGGAAGGGTTTGATTGAGGGGTACCTTACGAAAAGAGCAACCCTGAAGGCAGTGGTGGTCATCTTCGATATCCGCCGACTGCCCAATCAAGAAGACCTCTCTCTGCTTTCCTGGTTTGAATCGCACCACCTCCCTTATCTCATTGTCTTATCCAAGGCCGATAAGCTCTCCGGCAATAAAAAGCGGGAACAAATCTCCCGCATCGGGCAAATATTATCTGTAAAAACCGAAGATATGATCCCCTTCTCCTCATTAACCGGGGCAGGAAAAGAGGCTACATGGGAGAGACTGGATGAGTTTCTATCTCCGGCGTCTCTAAGCGCCTGA
- a CDS encoding tetratricopeptide repeat protein, whose translation MAMPRQIIGLRFSLLILLTLTLVSCAEDMAIRQKKTMIHLRLSDTYLSEGNLPAALGEALNAYNLDEGNPTVHNILGRVYTTRADFDKAIEHFNQAVKLKPDFSEAYNNLGTVYLTLEDWDKAIQQFNLALSNPLYLTPQFAYNNMGWAYYRKKEYDKAIHNYNLALRFSPRYESAFNNLGIVYMEQNDLEKAIDAFQQAVNYFPSYVEAHYHLGEAYLRQHKEIQALAAFEEVVRLSPESAWGRQARKAMAELK comes from the coding sequence ATGGCTATGCCCCGGCAAATAATAGGGCTGCGGTTTTCTTTACTCATCCTGCTTACCCTGACACTTGTATCCTGCGCTGAAGACATGGCTATACGCCAGAAAAAGACCATGATACACCTGAGGCTGAGCGATACCTATCTGAGCGAGGGAAATCTTCCCGCCGCCCTGGGAGAGGCATTAAACGCTTACAATCTGGACGAGGGAAACCCAACCGTACATAATATACTTGGGCGCGTTTACACTACACGCGCCGATTTTGACAAGGCTATTGAGCACTTTAATCAGGCTGTAAAGCTGAAGCCGGACTTCTCAGAGGCTTACAATAACCTGGGGACCGTCTATCTGACGCTGGAAGACTGGGATAAGGCTATTCAGCAATTCAATCTGGCCTTGTCCAACCCCCTCTATCTTACCCCTCAATTCGCATATAACAACATGGGATGGGCGTACTATCGTAAAAAAGAATACGACAAGGCCATCCATAATTACAACCTGGCGCTCCGGTTTTCTCCGCGCTACGAGAGCGCCTTTAATAACCTCGGCATAGTCTATATGGAGCAAAATGATCTGGAAAAGGCCATAGACGCCTTTCAACAGGCCGTAAATTATTTCCCCTCGTATGTCGAGGCCCATTATCACCTGGGTGAGGCCTATCTGCGCCAACACAAGGAAATACAGGCCCTGGCCGCCTTTGAAGAGGTGGTCCGGTTATCCCCGGAGAGCGCATGGGGCAGGCAGGCGCGCAAGGCCATGGCAGAGTTAAAGTAG
- the hisG gene encoding ATP phosphoribosyltransferase — MLKKLKLGIPKGSLEKATLELFARSGWKISLNSRSYFPEIDDEHIECHICRAQEMSRYVENATLDAGLTGKDWILENGSQITVVDDLVYSKVSNRPTRWVLAVPVNSPIKKLEDLAGKKIATELVNFTKRYFAERDIPVQVEFSWGATEAKVVSGLADAIVEVTETGSTIKAHGLHIIHEFMQSNTQLIANNESWQDGWKREKIQQIALLLKGALLAYKMVGLKMNIPEEKLEVVIALLPSLNAPTIAHLYQSQWYSVETVVEEKTVRDLIPKLLRAGAEGIIEYSLNKVI; from the coding sequence ATCTTGAAAAAACTAAAACTGGGCATACCCAAGGGTAGCCTGGAAAAGGCCACCCTTGAACTATTCGCCAGGTCCGGGTGGAAGATATCGCTTAATTCCCGCAGCTATTTCCCGGAGATAGATGATGAACACATTGAATGCCATATCTGCCGGGCGCAGGAGATGTCCCGTTACGTGGAAAACGCCACTCTGGATGCCGGCCTTACCGGCAAGGACTGGATACTGGAAAATGGTTCGCAGATTACTGTGGTAGATGATCTGGTCTATTCCAAGGTAAGCAATCGCCCTACCCGCTGGGTACTGGCGGTGCCGGTAAACTCACCCATTAAGAAACTGGAGGACCTTGCCGGCAAGAAAATAGCTACAGAATTGGTCAACTTTACGAAACGCTATTTTGCGGAAAGGGATATCCCCGTCCAGGTTGAATTCTCCTGGGGAGCTACCGAGGCCAAGGTAGTGTCGGGATTGGCCGACGCTATCGTAGAGGTTACCGAGACCGGCAGCACCATAAAGGCGCACGGCCTCCACATCATCCACGAATTCATGCAGTCCAATACACAGCTTATCGCCAATAACGAATCCTGGCAGGACGGGTGGAAAAGGGAAAAGATACAGCAGATCGCCTTGCTGTTAAAAGGCGCCCTGCTGGCCTACAAAATGGTCGGCCTTAAAATGAATATCCCTGAAGAAAAATTAGAAGTAGTCATTGCCTTACTCCCCAGTCTCAACGCGCCGACGATAGCCCATCTTTACCAATCTCAGTGGTATTCGGTGGAGACCGTCGTTGAGGAGAAAACGGTCAGAGACCTTATTCCTAAACTCCTCAGGGCCGGAGCGGAAGGGATTATAGAATACTCCCTGAATAAGGTGATATAA
- the hisI gene encoding phosphoribosyl-AMP cyclohydrolase yields the protein MLKLNFAKGNGLLPAIAQDYKTGEVLMLAYMNEEAWQKTLETGKVHYFSRTRQELWLKGKSSGHVQVVKEIYVDCDEDTILVKVDQLGGAACHTGYRSCFYRKVEDNELKITGEKVFDPKEVYKS from the coding sequence ATGCTTAAGCTCAATTTTGCCAAGGGCAACGGGTTATTGCCCGCTATTGCCCAGGATTACAAGACGGGCGAAGTTCTGATGCTCGCTTATATGAATGAAGAGGCCTGGCAAAAGACCCTGGAGACCGGAAAGGTCCATTACTTCAGCCGCACCCGTCAGGAGCTGTGGCTCAAAGGTAAAAGCTCCGGTCATGTCCAGGTGGTAAAAGAAATCTATGTTGACTGTGACGAGGATACCATACTGGTCAAGGTGGATCAGCTTGGCGGCGCGGCCTGCCACACCGGGTACAGAAGCTGTTTCTATCGGAAGGTAGAAGACAACGAATTGAAGATAACAGGAGAAAAGGTATTTGATCCCAAGGAGGTTTATAAATCTTGA
- the lpxC gene encoding UDP-3-O-acyl-N-acetylglucosamine deacetylase — translation MSPYQHTITQEVRCSGIGLHSGLEVNLIIKPASANTGIIFRRTDLPGKPSVPAHYKYITDTTLATTLGEGDASVATVEHLMAAFMGIGIDNALVEIDGPEVPSLDGSAAPFVLMLNKAMPVKQREKRVYIKIIEPIQVRCEDKTLSIYPDDSLKITYSIDFNHPLIQQQSYSMAFSEETFCQEIANARTFGFLYEVQNLKENGFALGGSLDNAIVMDDSSILNEGGLRFENEFVRHKILDLLGDIALLGKPILGHIVVHKSGHALHHRLLQKIAIQTGRWVECAGFLGQHNPQPGVGYVNVVAPAAPF, via the coding sequence TTGTCACCTTATCAGCATACCATAACTCAAGAAGTAAGATGTTCAGGAATAGGCCTGCATAGCGGATTAGAGGTTAATCTAATCATTAAGCCTGCTTCGGCTAATACCGGGATTATCTTCAGACGTACCGACCTGCCGGGCAAGCCATCAGTCCCCGCTCATTACAAGTATATAACAGACACCACCCTGGCCACTACATTGGGCGAGGGAGATGCCAGTGTGGCTACCGTGGAGCATCTTATGGCGGCCTTTATGGGTATAGGAATAGATAATGCGCTCGTCGAGATAGACGGCCCGGAGGTTCCCAGCCTGGATGGAAGTGCCGCGCCGTTTGTCCTCATGCTGAATAAGGCCATGCCGGTCAAACAGAGAGAAAAAAGGGTATATATCAAGATAATCGAGCCTATCCAGGTTCGTTGTGAAGATAAAACTCTATCTATATATCCGGACGACTCCCTGAAGATCACATACAGCATTGATTTTAACCATCCCCTTATACAACAGCAATCTTATAGCATGGCCTTCTCAGAAGAGACGTTCTGCCAGGAAATTGCAAATGCCCGAACCTTCGGCTTCCTGTACGAAGTCCAAAATCTTAAGGAAAACGGCTTTGCCTTAGGAGGCTCGCTCGACAATGCTATCGTCATGGACGACTCTTCTATTCTCAACGAAGGCGGCCTGAGATTTGAGAACGAGTTTGTCCGTCACAAGATCCTGGACTTACTTGGAGATATAGCGCTCCTTGGCAAGCCGATCCTGGGACACATTGTAGTCCATAAATCCGGACATGCGCTACACCACCGCCTGCTTCAGAAAATAGCCATTCAAACGGGACGGTGGGTCGAGTGTGCAGGGTTTCTTGGGCAACACAACCCGCAACCCGGTGTGGGGTATGTCAATGTAGTCGCCCCTGCGGCCCCATTCTAG